A single region of the Parasphingorhabdus litoris DSM 22379 genome encodes:
- a CDS encoding mechanosensitive ion channel family protein — MNDPIDESLNAIDILIRQLLSMWEQAIALLPSLFIATIVLIVTWIIARFASRIADNLTDKTNMRASLQELVETMVRLAIWIVGLMATLTILLPGLTPASLIAGLGFGAVAIGFAFQDIFENFMAGVLIMIREKMRIGDYIICEGVEGIVESIALRETHVRRNTKELTIIPNSILFKNPVKILTDQDKRRHEIIAGVAYDTDLEVAREVILKAVQSVEQVDKDERIDVFACEFNASSVDFKIRWWSGSKPRAMHESRDSVIRSIKRALNQAGIEIPFPYVTQTFKEPIPVTFSEPVSFAGKE; from the coding sequence ATGAACGATCCCATTGATGAATCCCTAAATGCTATCGATATCCTGATCCGACAGCTGCTGAGCATGTGGGAACAAGCCATAGCCTTGCTTCCCAGTCTGTTCATCGCGACAATTGTTCTGATTGTTACCTGGATCATTGCGCGCTTCGCCAGCCGCATCGCTGACAATCTGACGGACAAGACCAATATGCGCGCTTCGCTGCAGGAACTGGTCGAAACCATGGTACGGCTTGCAATCTGGATCGTCGGTTTGATGGCGACGCTTACCATCTTGTTGCCGGGCCTCACCCCCGCCAGCCTCATAGCCGGTCTGGGTTTTGGCGCTGTCGCAATCGGCTTTGCCTTTCAGGATATTTTTGAAAATTTCATGGCTGGGGTGTTGATCATGATCCGCGAAAAGATGCGGATTGGTGATTATATCATATGCGAGGGTGTAGAGGGCATTGTTGAGAGCATTGCCCTGCGGGAGACCCATGTCCGCCGTAACACCAAAGAACTTACGATCATCCCCAACTCCATCCTGTTCAAAAACCCGGTGAAGATCCTGACCGATCAGGATAAGCGCAGACATGAAATTATCGCTGGCGTGGCCTATGATACCGACCTGGAAGTGGCTCGGGAAGTCATCCTGAAGGCCGTACAGTCGGTTGAGCAGGTTGACAAGGACGAACGGATTGATGTTTTCGCCTGCGAATTCAACGCTAGCTCGGTCGATTTCAAAATTCGCTGGTGGTCGGGATCCAAACCACGTGCCATGCATGAAAGCCGGGACAGCGTCATTCGCTCGATCAAACGAGCTCTGAATCAAGCGGGTATCGAAATCCCCTTCCCTTATGTTACACAGACTTTCAAGGAACCCATCCCGGTTACATTCAGTGAACCGGTATCGTTTGCTGGAAAGGAATAA
- a CDS encoding DUF2585 domain-containing protein, which translates to MVLSKKYALAALGLTILTLAILFGMDRPPICECGTVKLWHGAVQSAENSQHLADWYTFSHIIHGFLFYGFGYWLFRKQPEAARLGFALCLAVFLEGFWEVLENSPMIINRYREATFAFGYAGDSIINSMADIGWMTLGFFAARRMPVKATVAIAVIFELVALYAIRDNLTLNVLMLTFPIEAIKEWQGAI; encoded by the coding sequence ATGGTTTTATCGAAAAAATATGCGCTAGCCGCTTTGGGCTTAACTATTCTCACGCTGGCAATTTTGTTCGGAATGGACCGGCCGCCCATATGTGAATGCGGAACCGTGAAACTGTGGCACGGCGCAGTGCAGTCGGCTGAGAACAGCCAGCATCTCGCCGACTGGTACACGTTCAGCCATATCATTCACGGTTTTCTGTTTTACGGCTTTGGCTATTGGCTGTTCCGCAAACAGCCGGAGGCCGCACGGCTTGGCTTCGCATTATGTCTGGCGGTATTCTTGGAAGGTTTCTGGGAAGTCCTGGAAAACTCGCCGATGATCATCAATCGTTATCGTGAGGCAACCTTCGCTTTTGGTTATGCCGGAGACAGCATCATCAACTCGATGGCTGATATTGGCTGGATGACATTGGGCTTTTTTGCGGCTCGCCGGATGCCGGTAAAGGCTACGGTGGCGATTGCTGTGATTTTCGAGCTGGTGGCGCTTTATGCGATTCGCGACAATCTGACGTTAAACGTCTTGATGCTGACCTTCCCGATTGAAGCGATCAAGGAGTGGCAGGGCGCAATCTAG
- a CDS encoding serine hydrolase domain-containing protein: MGKYLVPLFGLAALSLVSFYSYRAFVQEPIEFPLVETAEAVTEDRLPTEPEDWQGTINYRDLDQRIAALFVRPEMAGLAVAIVEDGELRYIRSFGVTDKRSGESVTLQTVFRWASVSKGVAGTLAAKLSEEGQIDLNQTLNQWQTSLKLPGDAMARITVAQLMSHQTGLTKNAFDRKLEDGEFPGLLRARLGTAPLQCSPGTCHSYQNIAFDTAGEILGQATNSIYGDAVQKQLFEPLGMDSARFGMTGLTGAESWARPHRGDKVRILSESYWLLPAAAGVNSNIVDMARWLRAQMSANEDVLSGETLALAHAPLVSTGRVYGGDLARSLSEPSYGLGWRSFTYRGRRLIGHSGAVDGYRATIIFDPAARTGVAAMWNSGWGIPFGIPFAALDSYYGEPADKDNLTDWLDLSDVPPPKLQKPSPRDLP; encoded by the coding sequence ATGGGGAAATATTTGGTGCCGCTTTTTGGATTGGCGGCCCTGTCATTAGTCAGTTTTTATAGCTATCGCGCCTTCGTTCAGGAGCCGATTGAGTTTCCGCTTGTTGAAACCGCTGAAGCTGTCACTGAGGATCGGCTGCCTACGGAACCAGAGGACTGGCAGGGCACCATAAATTACCGCGACCTTGACCAGCGGATTGCCGCGCTTTTCGTCCGTCCTGAAATGGCTGGCCTGGCTGTGGCAATAGTTGAGGATGGCGAGCTTCGCTATATCCGCAGTTTCGGTGTGACCGATAAACGCAGCGGCGAAAGCGTAACGCTGCAAACCGTTTTTCGCTGGGCATCGGTCTCTAAAGGGGTGGCCGGCACACTGGCAGCGAAATTGTCAGAAGAAGGCCAAATCGATCTCAATCAAACGCTGAACCAGTGGCAAACTTCGCTCAAGCTTCCCGGGGATGCAATGGCGCGGATCACGGTAGCGCAGCTTATGTCGCATCAAACCGGCCTTACGAAAAATGCTTTTGACCGCAAACTGGAAGACGGAGAATTTCCCGGGCTGCTTCGCGCTCGCCTGGGAACCGCACCATTACAATGCTCTCCCGGAACCTGTCACAGCTATCAGAATATCGCCTTTGATACTGCCGGGGAAATATTGGGACAGGCCACAAATTCGATTTACGGTGATGCGGTCCAAAAGCAGTTATTTGAACCGCTCGGCATGGACAGCGCACGATTTGGCATGACCGGTCTGACAGGCGCTGAAAGCTGGGCGCGGCCTCATCGCGGTGACAAGGTTCGTATTCTTTCAGAATCCTATTGGCTATTGCCCGCAGCGGCTGGCGTTAACAGCAATATTGTCGATATGGCACGCTGGCTTCGTGCACAGATGAGCGCGAATGAAGACGTCCTGTCCGGCGAGACGCTCGCCCTCGCCCATGCTCCTTTGGTCAGCACGGGGCGGGTTTATGGCGGTGATCTTGCGCGCTCGTTGTCGGAACCGTCCTATGGATTGGGCTGGCGCAGTTTTACATATCGTGGCAGGCGATTGATTGGCCATAGCGGCGCCGTTGATGGCTACCGGGCAACGATCATTTTTGACCCGGCAGCCCGTACCGGCGTGGCGGCAATGTGGAACAGTGGTTGGGGCATACCCTTCGGCATACCCTTTGCCGCGCTGGACAGCTATTATGGAGAGCCCGCAGACAAGGACAATCTGACAGACTGGCTCGATCTGTCCGATGTGCCACCTCCCAAGCTGCAAAAACCCTCCCCGCGTGATCTACCATAG
- a CDS encoding alkene reductase, whose amino-acid sequence MAPLSRSRATPEGVPTALMAEHYKQRASAGLIITESIPISHQGIGYPSTPGIFASEQTSGWLRVVNAVHSQGGNIFAQLQHCGRISHRSHQPDNAIPVAPSALQPDGVAFTAEGYKAFETPHALETSEIMEVVEQYRIAAENCLIAGFDGIEVHGGNGYLIDQFLRDGSNQRSDNYGGSVINRMRFLHEVLDAVTKVYPAERVGLRLSPENSFNDMSDSNPQAHFEEIVEALADRGLGYLHVLETSMDIAGHVEGAPRNIDYIRLRKLFPGTYIANNGYTKESAQEAIQSGHADLISFGSAFLSNPDLVRRFRENLPLNRVDKSTFYRGGAVGYNDYPFFAREAFT is encoded by the coding sequence ATGGCCCCGCTGTCGCGCAGCAGAGCCACTCCTGAGGGTGTGCCAACGGCATTGATGGCCGAACATTACAAGCAACGTGCTTCTGCGGGTTTGATCATTACAGAATCAATCCCGATATCGCATCAGGGCATCGGCTATCCAAGCACGCCTGGCATCTTTGCATCGGAACAGACGTCAGGCTGGTTGCGTGTGGTAAATGCGGTCCATTCGCAAGGCGGCAACATCTTTGCTCAACTTCAACATTGCGGCAGAATTTCCCACAGAAGTCACCAGCCAGACAACGCGATTCCCGTCGCCCCCTCGGCGCTTCAACCTGACGGAGTAGCGTTCACCGCTGAAGGATATAAAGCGTTTGAAACGCCGCATGCGTTGGAGACTTCTGAAATCATGGAGGTAGTAGAACAATATCGTATCGCAGCTGAAAACTGTTTGATTGCCGGTTTCGATGGCATCGAGGTGCATGGTGGAAATGGCTATCTGATTGATCAGTTTTTGCGCGATGGGTCTAACCAACGCTCCGACAATTATGGTGGAAGTGTTATCAACAGAATGCGATTCCTCCACGAGGTATTGGATGCGGTAACCAAAGTCTATCCGGCAGAGCGCGTGGGTTTGAGACTTTCGCCGGAAAACTCCTTTAATGACATGTCTGATTCTAACCCGCAGGCACATTTTGAAGAAATTGTGGAAGCCCTGGCTGATCGCGGTCTCGGATATCTTCATGTGCTGGAAACAAGCATGGACATTGCTGGCCATGTCGAGGGTGCTCCTCGGAATATTGACTATATCCGGCTACGCAAGCTGTTTCCAGGGACCTATATCGCGAATAACGGCTATACCAAGGAAAGTGCTCAGGAAGCCATCCAAAGTGGTCACGCCGATTTGATCTCTTTTGGGTCCGCGTTCCTATCAAACCCTGATTTGGTTCGCAGGTTCCGAGAAAATCTGCCGCTAAACCGGGTCGACAAATCAACTTTCTACCGTGGCGGAGCTGTCGGCTACAACGACTACCCGTTCTTTGCCAGAGAAGCTTTTACATAA
- a CDS encoding TetR/AcrR family transcriptional regulator, with protein sequence MGWNMNSSKTREKIVAAADRLYYERGFEATSFTDVAEVVGISRGNFYYHFKTKDEMLDAVIERRILERGAMLDGWIDAGQSPKQCVASFIKILLMNNQKVRSYGCPVGTLFSELSKLNHPGESGARELYDLFRIWLKRRFEAMGKSDNADSLAMHLLAQSQGVAALANAYPNEPFLEQEVQQMLAWLDAVADEAQIRT encoded by the coding sequence ATGGGATGGAATATGAATAGCTCTAAAACGCGAGAAAAAATCGTCGCTGCAGCAGACAGGCTCTATTATGAGCGCGGATTCGAGGCCACGTCTTTCACCGATGTGGCGGAAGTTGTGGGCATCTCACGTGGAAATTTTTATTATCACTTCAAGACCAAAGACGAGATGCTGGATGCGGTGATTGAGCGCCGTATTCTGGAAAGAGGCGCAATGTTGGATGGCTGGATAGATGCTGGGCAATCCCCAAAGCAGTGCGTTGCCAGCTTCATTAAAATCTTGCTCATGAACAACCAAAAGGTCCGGTCTTATGGATGCCCTGTGGGAACGTTATTTTCCGAACTGTCTAAATTAAATCATCCGGGCGAATCTGGTGCTCGTGAACTGTATGACCTTTTTCGCATCTGGCTGAAGCGGCGTTTCGAAGCGATGGGAAAAAGCGATAATGCAGATAGTCTGGCTATGCATCTCCTGGCACAAAGCCAGGGTGTTGCTGCTCTCGCAAATGCCTATCCGAACGAACCATTTTTGGAACAGGAAGTCCAACAAATGCTGGCTTGGCTGGATGCAGTTGCCGACGAAGCACAAATCAGGACATAG
- a CDS encoding YciI family protein produces the protein MFIITLNLTEKKDKAGQFMAAHNEWIAQGFAERAFLLVGSLKPQNGGAIIAVANDRLQVEARVAADPLVREGIAVPHIQEIAPARTDSRLSFLQDSAA, from the coding sequence ATGTTCATCATCACTCTTAATCTCACCGAGAAAAAGGACAAAGCCGGACAATTTATGGCTGCCCATAATGAATGGATCGCACAAGGGTTCGCGGAGCGTGCATTTCTCTTGGTGGGTAGCCTCAAGCCACAAAATGGGGGAGCAATCATCGCAGTTGCAAATGACAGACTTCAAGTTGAAGCACGGGTCGCCGCCGATCCTCTCGTCCGCGAAGGCATCGCTGTACCGCATATTCAAGAAATTGCACCCGCACGGACCGATTCCAGGCTTTCGTTTCTTCAAGATTCTGCGGCATGA
- a CDS encoding DNA-3-methyladenine glycosylase I, with protein MSDVFVGPDGDPRCRWCGSAPEFLEYHDREWGFPVDDDTRLFEKLCLESFQSGLSWRTILNKREDFRKAFHRFDFNIVAQYGKNDVDRLLADARIVRHPGKISAVINNAARAVEMVKAEGSLAAFFWRFEPDPDELGPPQSQSTCKSSVKLARELKERGWKFLGPTTVYAFMQAMGLINDHSEACKLRAEVERAKNNFTRPN; from the coding sequence ATGAGCGACGTGTTTGTCGGCCCTGACGGTGACCCCCGCTGTCGGTGGTGCGGTTCGGCCCCAGAATTTCTGGAATATCACGACCGCGAGTGGGGATTTCCGGTCGACGACGACACGCGATTATTTGAAAAGCTCTGCCTAGAGAGCTTCCAATCAGGATTGAGCTGGCGCACAATTCTTAACAAACGAGAGGATTTTCGGAAAGCATTCCACAGATTTGATTTCAATATAGTGGCGCAATACGGGAAAAACGATGTGGATCGATTGTTGGCTGATGCGAGAATCGTGCGGCACCCAGGGAAGATATCTGCGGTGATCAACAATGCAGCTCGTGCAGTGGAAATGGTCAAAGCAGAAGGCTCGCTTGCTGCCTTTTTCTGGCGATTTGAGCCTGATCCCGATGAGCTTGGCCCGCCACAATCTCAGTCGACCTGCAAAAGTTCTGTAAAACTTGCTCGTGAGCTGAAAGAACGTGGTTGGAAGTTTCTTGGGCCAACAACCGTTTACGCGTTCATGCAGGCCATGGGTCTCATCAATGATCACAGTGAAGCGTGTAAATTGAGAGCCGAGGTCGAGAGGGCAAAGAATAATTTCACACGCCCCAACTAA
- a CDS encoding sugar O-acetyltransferase encodes MQSGDLYDPGDPGLRADRASAQQFLRAYNRTTAEDHDIRRPLLSEHLGAIGKRATIRAPFYVDYGYNIFIGDNVFLNFGCVLLDVCKIEIGTHTQIGPGVQIYTADHPRDSEERRAGIEFGKPISIGSNVWIGGHAIILPGVSIGNDSIIGAGSVITRDVVEGTSVAGNPARIIR; translated from the coding sequence ATGCAAAGTGGTGATCTTTATGATCCCGGCGATCCAGGTCTTCGTGCTGACAGGGCTAGCGCGCAACAGTTCTTGAGGGCTTACAATCGAACAACCGCAGAAGATCATGATATCCGGCGCCCGTTGCTATCGGAACATTTGGGCGCCATCGGTAAGCGCGCAACCATACGCGCACCATTCTACGTAGATTATGGATATAATATATTCATTGGGGATAATGTTTTCTTGAACTTTGGTTGCGTTCTGCTCGACGTTTGCAAAATTGAGATCGGGACGCACACGCAAATCGGGCCTGGTGTGCAAATCTATACTGCTGATCACCCACGCGACTCTGAAGAACGCCGTGCTGGGATTGAGTTCGGAAAACCCATCTCGATTGGCAGCAATGTATGGATAGGTGGACATGCAATCATTTTGCCCGGTGTGTCCATTGGTAATGATTCAATCATCGGCGCCGGAAGTGTCATAACGCGTGATGTTGTGGAAGGAACAAGCGTTGCTGGCAATCCGGCGCGGATTATTCGCTGA
- a CDS encoding class I SAM-dependent methyltransferase, producing the protein MDPLYDKIGVGYAKLRQPDARIADAIHSALGDAQTVLNVGAGAGSYEPTDRSVTALEPSLEMIGQRPAGAAKAYQGVAENLPFDDRQFDAAMAVLTVHHWSDLRAGLREMRRVARRRAVILTFDPDAAYFWLADYIPDIITLDQPIMPKLDAFDEAFGQVTVEAVPIPHDCTDGFLGAYWQRPRAYLDPAVRSAISTFAKLDDISNALNRLEQDLDSGRWVELYGDLMDKDYLDIGYRLIIADFSKTEA; encoded by the coding sequence ATGGATCCGCTTTATGACAAAATAGGTGTTGGTTACGCAAAGCTGCGTCAGCCCGATGCGCGCATCGCGGACGCAATTCACAGCGCCTTGGGTGACGCGCAAACTGTTTTGAATGTCGGGGCAGGTGCCGGTTCTTATGAACCGACCGACCGAAGCGTCACCGCGCTGGAGCCGTCTCTCGAAATGATTGGTCAGCGGCCTGCTGGCGCAGCAAAAGCCTATCAGGGTGTTGCCGAAAATCTGCCATTTGATGATCGGCAATTTGATGCTGCCATGGCTGTCCTGACCGTTCATCACTGGTCTGATCTTCGGGCCGGACTGCGTGAAATGCGCCGCGTCGCGAGGCGGCGCGCGGTAATCCTGACTTTTGACCCGGATGCCGCCTATTTCTGGCTCGCCGATTATATCCCTGACATTATCACGCTGGATCAGCCGATAATGCCGAAACTCGATGCGTTTGACGAGGCCTTCGGACAGGTGACTGTGGAAGCCGTTCCGATTCCGCATGATTGTACGGATGGCTTTCTTGGCGCCTATTGGCAGCGTCCGCGCGCCTATCTGGATCCGGCCGTGCGATCGGCAATCTCAACCTTTGCAAAGCTCGATGATATTTCGAATGCGCTCAATCGGCTCGAGCAGGATTTGGACTCTGGTCGGTGGGTGGAGCTCTATGGCGATCTTATGGACAAGGATTATCTGGATATCGGATATCGCCTGATCATTGCCGATTTCTCAAAGACAGAAGCATAA
- a CDS encoding nitroreductase codes for MQYDDVILGRRSIRGYKPDPVPRELIEEIIGLAMRAPSSMNTQPWNFYVITGEPLEKIRSGNTERMLAGVPQSREFRTGEAFAGQHRDRQIGVAKQLFSAMKIERDDKDARQDWVMRGFRQFDAPVCVIITYDRVLDGSDDTPFDCGAVATALVNAAWSRGLGTVINSQGIMQSPVVREHAGIAEDQVIMKSIALGWPDESFPANSVISTRKPIEEASVFVGFDS; via the coding sequence ATGCAATATGATGATGTTATTCTTGGTCGCCGGAGCATCCGTGGATATAAGCCGGATCCCGTTCCCCGGGAATTGATCGAGGAAATCATTGGATTGGCGATGCGTGCGCCGTCTTCGATGAATACGCAGCCGTGGAATTTCTATGTGATAACAGGCGAGCCGCTGGAAAAAATTCGCAGCGGCAATACCGAACGGATGCTGGCCGGTGTACCGCAGTCGCGTGAATTCAGAACCGGAGAGGCCTTTGCGGGCCAACATCGTGACCGGCAAATCGGCGTTGCCAAACAATTATTTTCCGCGATGAAGATCGAGCGGGATGACAAGGACGCGCGGCAGGACTGGGTCATGCGGGGCTTTCGGCAATTTGACGCGCCTGTATGCGTGATCATTACCTATGACCGTGTTCTGGATGGCAGTGACGATACGCCTTTTGACTGCGGCGCGGTGGCGACGGCACTGGTCAACGCGGCATGGTCGCGTGGGCTCGGTACGGTCATTAACAGCCAGGGAATCATGCAATCACCAGTGGTGAGAGAACATGCCGGTATCGCCGAGGATCAGGTTATCATGAAAAGTATTGCGCTGGGTTGGCCGGATGAAAGCTTCCCGGCCAATTCAGTGATTTCAACGCGAAAGCCTATTGAAGAGGCGTCCGTATTTGTTGGATTTGACAGCTAG
- a CDS encoding DUF1304 domain-containing protein, with the protein MSKLAAIAIGAIAVLHSYIAWFEIFAWTSVGPRVFSNFPPDLFEQTKALAANQGIYNAFLAVGLFWSLFIRDAKWQRRVSTCFLLFVATAGIFGAITVSPRIALVQTLPAAIAMALLFLTGKNKR; encoded by the coding sequence ATGTCGAAACTGGCAGCAATCGCCATTGGCGCAATTGCAGTTTTACATAGCTATATTGCCTGGTTTGAAATATTCGCTTGGACCAGTGTGGGACCGCGTGTTTTTTCCAATTTTCCGCCAGACCTGTTTGAACAAACCAAGGCCCTTGCCGCCAATCAAGGAATCTACAACGCGTTTCTGGCGGTGGGTCTCTTTTGGTCTTTGTTCATTCGCGATGCAAAATGGCAAAGGCGGGTATCGACATGCTTTTTGTTGTTTGTTGCTACAGCCGGGATTTTTGGAGCGATAACGGTGTCGCCTCGCATTGCGCTGGTCCAAACGCTACCGGCGGCAATTGCAATGGCGCTGCTCTTTCTGACCGGAAAAAACAAGCGCTAG
- a CDS encoding MFS transporter — protein MTQEEALAATQASDQEHALSGDAPSRKFYGWNNAGLLFFIQFAASGFVYFAYAAIFPAMVEAMNWNRGDASIAHSLSFLVLGLSYPLTAWMIGKRGVRFTLTVGLVLMLTSLLMTAFFVTQVWHWILFWGLFMGAANALAGPLCGQTVIINWFNAKRATVLGIILTGSAVGGFFAQPVLIRVMEIFGSWQSGWLVSAVAVIVALLLTQFIVNRPGDIGQHPDNFDPLASRADTQKPAPKPRTYRSEQNWAVREVFQTRAAYFIIIINITYLSIGIFLLTHGALYLSDIGVSKFQTASIVSTFILGSGLGRIPAGWLGDRFELRWLMAAMMAAKLLTFVMLWALTSLIWLGFAAFLLGLCYGGFFALSGALTSNFFGQESFAKINSVFAPLLLPFVATAPAGAGYIFDIYGSYDLAFLIGSILLGLSLAAAICLVPPQHDSVHGKGDRG, from the coding sequence ATGACGCAAGAAGAGGCTTTGGCAGCGACGCAGGCCAGCGATCAGGAACACGCGTTATCGGGTGATGCTCCCAGCCGTAAATTTTACGGCTGGAACAATGCTGGGCTATTGTTCTTCATTCAGTTTGCCGCCTCTGGTTTCGTCTATTTCGCCTATGCCGCAATTTTTCCCGCCATGGTCGAGGCGATGAACTGGAACCGCGGCGATGCGTCGATTGCGCATAGTCTCAGTTTCTTGGTCTTGGGACTCAGCTATCCGCTAACCGCCTGGATGATCGGGAAACGGGGCGTTCGGTTTACGTTAACCGTTGGATTGGTGTTGATGCTCACCAGTCTCTTGATGACCGCCTTTTTTGTGACTCAAGTCTGGCATTGGATCCTTTTTTGGGGACTGTTCATGGGCGCGGCGAACGCACTGGCTGGCCCGCTATGTGGCCAAACCGTGATTATCAACTGGTTCAACGCCAAACGTGCGACAGTCTTGGGAATTATTCTCACCGGTAGTGCGGTCGGCGGCTTTTTTGCGCAACCTGTTCTCATCAGGGTAATGGAAATATTTGGTAGCTGGCAATCAGGATGGCTAGTGAGCGCCGTGGCGGTCATTGTCGCCTTGCTGCTGACCCAGTTCATCGTGAATCGACCTGGCGATATCGGACAGCATCCTGATAATTTTGATCCGCTCGCAAGCCGTGCGGACACCCAAAAGCCCGCACCCAAACCACGCACCTATCGTAGCGAGCAGAACTGGGCTGTCCGTGAAGTTTTTCAAACCCGCGCAGCCTATTTTATCATTATCATCAACATAACTTATCTGAGTATCGGCATATTTCTTCTGACGCACGGAGCGCTTTATCTGTCTGATATCGGTGTCTCAAAGTTCCAGACCGCTTCGATTGTCAGTACCTTTATATTGGGCAGCGGGCTTGGCCGTATTCCAGCGGGATGGTTGGGCGACCGTTTCGAATTACGCTGGCTGATGGCGGCGATGATGGCAGCAAAGCTGTTGACCTTCGTCATGTTATGGGCACTTACCAGTCTGATCTGGCTTGGCTTTGCGGCTTTCTTATTGGGATTATGCTATGGTGGATTCTTCGCTCTGTCGGGTGCCCTGACCAGCAATTTTTTCGGGCAGGAAAGCTTTGCCAAAATCAACTCCGTCTTTGCGCCATTGCTGTTGCCATTCGTAGCGACGGCTCCAGCGGGGGCGGGCTATATTTTTGATATTTATGGCAGCTATGACCTCGCCTTTTTAATCGGCTCAATCCTGCTCGGCCTTTCGCTGGCAGCGGCGATTTGCCTAGTGCCGCCGCAACATGATTCAGTACATGGAAAGGGTGATCGCGGCTAG
- a CDS encoding AI-2E family transporter, translated as MIGWLFYVGKDIILPIVTAIILLQILYAASAAVARIPGLGRSPMWVRATLALFGVVLLLFAMTRMLVASLQTLVPSLPTYQTNLENLFAAWFPAPQETAALDTDVGDMMASPGLMFDRGSDAVVKAVSEFATKLLTEVDIAALAQSVLSSLTSFGGFVFITILYASFMLSEITGFPAKVQRAFGSASESKDTMNMIARINHDIGSYLATKTLINIMLGVICWVIMVALGIEYAALWAIIIGLLNYIPYIGSIVGVAFPALFAVAQFGTLTVPLIATGLMTGAQVIIGNIVEPRMLSKSVNLSPMVVLVALSVWSTLWGIPGAILAVPFTTILMIILAGRKGTKPIAALLSSDGKV; from the coding sequence ATGATCGGCTGGCTATTCTATGTCGGCAAAGACATCATCCTGCCGATCGTCACGGCGATCATCCTGCTGCAAATTCTTTATGCCGCCAGCGCCGCCGTGGCCCGCATTCCCGGGCTGGGCCGCTCGCCGATGTGGGTGCGTGCAACGCTCGCCTTATTCGGGGTGGTGTTGCTTTTATTTGCGATGACCCGAATGTTGGTCGCAAGTTTGCAGACGCTGGTGCCATCGCTGCCAACTTATCAGACCAATCTTGAGAATCTTTTCGCGGCCTGGTTTCCTGCGCCACAAGAAACGGCAGCGCTGGATACGGACGTTGGCGACATGATGGCATCTCCGGGCCTGATGTTCGATCGCGGTAGTGATGCGGTGGTCAAGGCCGTCAGTGAATTTGCGACCAAGTTGCTCACAGAAGTTGACATTGCCGCACTGGCGCAGTCTGTGCTGTCCTCGCTGACCAGTTTTGGCGGCTTTGTATTCATCACGATACTTTATGCTTCTTTCATGCTGAGCGAAATTACCGGCTTTCCGGCCAAGGTGCAGCGCGCCTTTGGTAGCGCCAGTGAGTCCAAGGACACGATGAACATGATTGCCCGGATCAACCATGATATCGGCAGCTATCTGGCGACCAAGACGTTGATCAATATCATGTTGGGTGTGATTTGCTGGGTCATCATGGTGGCGCTGGGCATCGAATATGCTGCGCTGTGGGCGATCATTATCGGATTGCTCAACTATATCCCCTATATCGGTTCGATTGTCGGTGTGGCCTTTCCGGCGCTTTTCGCCGTGGCGCAATTTGGGACGCTGACCGTGCCGTTAATCGCTACCGGCCTGATGACGGGTGCACAGGTGATCATTGGCAACATCGTTGAACCGCGCATGCTCAGCAAGTCGGTTAATCTCAGCCCGATGGTCGTGCTCGTCGCCTTGTCGGTGTGGAGCACTTTGTGGGGCATTCCAGGCGCGATTTTGGCGGTTCCGTTCACGACCATATTGATGATCATATTGGCGGGTCGCAAAGGCACCAAACCGATCGCCGCCTTGTTGTCGAGCGACGGCAAAGTCTAG